The following proteins come from a genomic window of Ictalurus furcatus strain D&B chromosome 26, Billie_1.0, whole genome shotgun sequence:
- the LOC128602200 gene encoding macrophage mannose receptor 1-like isoform X2 produces the protein MFLLISVTLLFSVCGIGAYIPHRYHFVNENKTWSEAQNYCREKYTDLASINDMGEMMKLNYTLKKETVKKAWIGLQREGTGKWQWSLADQTFYRDGDTYRNWNSGEPNNNGGNEFCVNMQKSDGFWSDYSCNNTFSFVCYEERLVLINQSLTWLDALNYCRNHHYDLVSVRSEEMQLWVKEVVQNTSTEHVWLGLRHDCVQRIWFWVFGSMVCYQDWAPGNGTWNEDCSHERRSGAVQSGGKQQWIELSEGYKLNLICSTYDDMF, from the exons ATGTTTCTTCTCATTTCAGTGACCCTGCTCTTctcag TATGTGGTATAGGAGCATATATTCCTCATCGCTATCACTTTGTGAATGAGAATAAAACCTGGAGTGAAGCTCAGAATTACTGCAGAGAGAAATACACTGATCTGGCCTCCATCAACGACATGGGAGAGATGATGAAGCTGAATTACACACTGAAGAAGGAAACTGTAAAGAAAGCTTGGATCGGTCTACAGAGAGAGGGCACTGGGAAATGGCAGTGGTCTCTGGCAGACCAAACTTTCTATAGAGACGGAGACACTTACAGAAACTGGAACAGTGGAGAACCAAACAACAACGGGGGAAATGAGTTCTGTGTTAATATGCAGAAAAGCGATGGTTTCTGGAGCGATTACAGCTGTAATAATACATTCTCTTTTGTGTGTTATGAAG AGAGACTGGTCTTGATTAATCAGAGTCTGACCTGGTTGGATGCTCTGAACTACTGCAGGAACCATCATTATGACCTTGTCTCAGTGCGCTCTGAGGAGATGCAGCTCTGGGTGAAGGAAGTGGTTCAAAACACCTCCACCGAACACGTGTGGCTCGGCCTGCGTCACGACTGCGTCCAGCGTATCTGGTTCTGGGTTTTTGGATCGATGGTCTGCTACCAGGACTGGGCCCCGGGGAATGGGACATGGAATGAAGACTGCAGCCATGAGAGGAGAAGCGGAGCAGTGCAGTCTGGAGGAAAGCAGCAGTGGATCGAACTGTCTGAGGGCTACAAACTCAACCTCATCTGCTCTACCTATGACG ATATGTTTTAA
- the LOC128602200 gene encoding macrophage mannose receptor 1-like isoform X1, which produces MFLLISVTLLFSVVCGIGAYIPHRYHFVNENKTWSEAQNYCREKYTDLASINDMGEMMKLNYTLKKETVKKAWIGLQREGTGKWQWSLADQTFYRDGDTYRNWNSGEPNNNGGNEFCVNMQKSDGFWSDYSCNNTFSFVCYEERLVLINQSLTWLDALNYCRNHHYDLVSVRSEEMQLWVKEVVQNTSTEHVWLGLRHDCVQRIWFWVFGSMVCYQDWAPGNGTWNEDCSHERRSGAVQSGGKQQWIELSEGYKLNLICSTYDDMF; this is translated from the exons ATGTTTCTTCTCATTTCAGTGACCCTGCTCTTctcag TAGTATGTGGTATAGGAGCATATATTCCTCATCGCTATCACTTTGTGAATGAGAATAAAACCTGGAGTGAAGCTCAGAATTACTGCAGAGAGAAATACACTGATCTGGCCTCCATCAACGACATGGGAGAGATGATGAAGCTGAATTACACACTGAAGAAGGAAACTGTAAAGAAAGCTTGGATCGGTCTACAGAGAGAGGGCACTGGGAAATGGCAGTGGTCTCTGGCAGACCAAACTTTCTATAGAGACGGAGACACTTACAGAAACTGGAACAGTGGAGAACCAAACAACAACGGGGGAAATGAGTTCTGTGTTAATATGCAGAAAAGCGATGGTTTCTGGAGCGATTACAGCTGTAATAATACATTCTCTTTTGTGTGTTATGAAG AGAGACTGGTCTTGATTAATCAGAGTCTGACCTGGTTGGATGCTCTGAACTACTGCAGGAACCATCATTATGACCTTGTCTCAGTGCGCTCTGAGGAGATGCAGCTCTGGGTGAAGGAAGTGGTTCAAAACACCTCCACCGAACACGTGTGGCTCGGCCTGCGTCACGACTGCGTCCAGCGTATCTGGTTCTGGGTTTTTGGATCGATGGTCTGCTACCAGGACTGGGCCCCGGGGAATGGGACATGGAATGAAGACTGCAGCCATGAGAGGAGAAGCGGAGCAGTGCAGTCTGGAGGAAAGCAGCAGTGGATCGAACTGTCTGAGGGCTACAAACTCAACCTCATCTGCTCTACCTATGACG ATATGTTTTAA